The Clostridium chauvoei genome has a window encoding:
- the yaaA gene encoding peroxide stress protein YaaA — protein sequence MLIVISPAKNLDCDGANNNIPMSEPRFLTKSKFIIKELKKLDTYAIGKLMKISDKLAILNKDRFQEWTESLDKAKHCLLAFKGDVYRALDVGSFTEEDLFYANSHLRILSGLYGVLRPFDGINEYRLEMGTKIKVNDNKDLYSFWGNDLRECLIKELDTHSQKILINLASQEYFKAVEGIEENSEIRIITPVFKEWRNGQYKIISLNAKRARGLMSRYIIQNQIEDIEMIKNFSEEGYSFNKEMSTENQWMFIRE from the coding sequence ATGCTAATAGTTATATCTCCAGCAAAAAATCTAGATTGTGATGGAGCAAATAATAATATTCCAATGAGTGAACCTAGATTTTTGACTAAATCAAAATTTATTATAAAGGAATTAAAAAAATTAGATACTTATGCTATAGGAAAGCTTATGAAGATAAGTGATAAGTTAGCAATTTTAAATAAAGATAGATTTCAAGAATGGACAGAGAGTTTAGATAAAGCTAAACATTGTTTACTTGCATTTAAGGGGGATGTATATAGAGCTTTAGATGTAGGTAGTTTTACAGAAGAAGATTTATTTTATGCCAATAGTCATCTTAGGATATTATCTGGACTATACGGAGTATTAAGACCTTTTGATGGGATAAATGAATATAGATTAGAAATGGGTACTAAAATAAAAGTAAATGATAATAAGGATCTTTATAGTTTTTGGGGAAATGATTTAAGAGAATGTTTAATAAAAGAATTGGATACACATTCACAAAAAATACTTATAAATTTAGCTTCACAAGAATATTTTAAAGCTGTAGAAGGAATTGAAGAAAATTCAGAAATAAGGATTATTACGCCAGTTTTCAAAGAGTGGAGAAATGGACAATATAAAATAATTTCATTAAATGCAAAAAGGGCAAGAGGGCTTATGAGTAGATATATAATTCAAAATCAAATAGAAGATATAGAGATGATAAAGAATTTTTCAGAAGAAGGCTATTCCTTTAATAAAGAAATGTCTACAGAAAATCAGTGGATGTTTATAAGAGAGTAA
- the rpsA gene encoding 30S ribosomal protein S1, whose product MINQTGENSMKELLNDFDVKRINKGDILEGKVIDVNDKEVTVNINYAFDGVISKEELTTTSENPCDVVKSGDKISVYVISPNDGEGYVLLSRVRALAVVEKDQIVKAFKNEEVINVKVKEEVKGGLVAYYGSTRVFIPASLASRERVELKTLIGKDLEVKLTEVDFKNRRVVASRRVLEDAIYEANKKKIWNSLKAGEKRNGVVKKILKVGAIVDIGGITGLIHINDLAWGRVKRVEDVVNVNDKVEVVIGQIDATKERVSLILKDVSSDPWVVNTSNLKVGDVLAGKVVKLLSFGAFVELYPGVEGLVHLSEITEEHIAKQSDVLTIGQEVKVKVLDYNKENKKIALTIKDAEEKSKEYLKYNDSDEGVSLGDLFKGMF is encoded by the coding sequence ATGATTAACCAAACGGGTGAAAATTCAATGAAAGAGTTACTAAATGACTTTGATGTAAAGCGAATAAATAAAGGTGATATATTAGAAGGTAAAGTTATAGATGTTAATGATAAAGAAGTTACAGTAAATATTAATTATGCTTTTGATGGAGTTATATCAAAAGAAGAGTTAACAACAACTTCAGAAAATCCATGTGATGTCGTAAAATCAGGAGACAAGATTAGTGTATATGTTATTTCACCTAATGATGGAGAAGGATATGTATTACTTTCAAGAGTAAGAGCTTTAGCAGTAGTTGAAAAAGATCAAATAGTTAAAGCTTTTAAAAATGAAGAAGTTATAAATGTAAAAGTTAAAGAAGAAGTAAAGGGTGGATTAGTTGCATATTATGGATCTACTAGAGTATTTATACCAGCGTCTTTAGCATCAAGAGAAAGAGTAGAATTAAAGACTTTAATAGGAAAAGATTTAGAAGTTAAGTTAACAGAAGTTGATTTTAAAAATAGAAGAGTTGTTGCTTCAAGAAGAGTTTTAGAAGATGCAATTTATGAAGCAAATAAGAAAAAAATATGGAACAGTTTAAAAGCTGGAGAAAAGAGAAATGGAGTAGTCAAAAAAATATTAAAAGTAGGAGCTATTGTTGATATTGGCGGAATAACAGGACTTATTCATATTAATGATTTAGCTTGGGGTAGAGTAAAAAGAGTTGAAGATGTAGTTAATGTTAATGACAAAGTAGAAGTTGTAATTGGTCAAATAGATGCAACTAAAGAAAGAGTTTCTTTAATATTAAAAGATGTAAGTAGTGATCCATGGGTAGTAAATACAAGCAACTTAAAAGTTGGAGATGTATTAGCAGGTAAAGTAGTTAAATTACTTTCATTTGGTGCATTTGTAGAATTATATCCAGGAGTTGAAGGGCTAGTACATTTAAGTGAAATAACAGAAGAACATATAGCTAAACAATCAGATGTTTTAACAATTGGCCAAGAGGTTAAAGTTAAAGTTTTAGATTATAATAAAGAAAATAAAAAGATTGCATTAACTATAAAAGATGCAGAGGAAAAATCAAAAGAATATCTTAAATATAATGATAGTGATGAAGGTGTTTCATTAGGAGATTTATTTAAAGGGATGTTCTAA
- a CDS encoding MutS-related protein: MNNSEKFYKENIDKGNLKEEELKKKISIFSVSRLILVILAIFTTYMLYKANKPIEIFIEIIVYLALFLLIAYFHNKKIEEKRKNDIFIQINEDGLKRLNGTWREFKDTGSEYLNEKHGFVDDLDIFGKSSLFQWINSTKTKFGRKALSDMLRINKLPTREEINKKQKGVSELASKVEWRQKLIIESTFNKGGKTDVDELLKWAKEKKQIGSSLKFVPYFFIALTIVSMFLVAVKKIPFTYLILVFMLNYLVVKVLTKPLNEVIQLFHKHKNDIEAYGNILKLIDEEDFESDILKELKFKLKNSNINCSKEIKALKELVDWLGDSSSNAYYLIINVIMLSDTFILRNLEEWRQRNGIYLEEWLKTMGEFEALASIANISYDFNNWSYPNILDSSEVYGKNIGHPMLGVKAKSNNFNLNGKEKVALITGSNMSGKSTFLRTIGVNLVLAYIGAPTYSDEFNCGIFSIYTCMRTKDNLEESISSFYAEILRIKNVIEASKHGEKVLFLLDEIFKGTNSMDRHEGAKVLINQLVTLGGIGLVSTHDLELCDLEKSKDWLVNYNFQEYYEKGKIKFDYKLRLGRSTTQNAIHLMKLAGIEFKDN; this comes from the coding sequence ATGAATAATTCTGAAAAATTTTATAAAGAAAATATAGATAAAGGTAATTTAAAAGAAGAAGAGTTAAAGAAAAAAATATCTATTTTTTCAGTTAGCAGACTTATACTAGTTATATTAGCTATATTTACAACTTATATGCTGTATAAAGCTAATAAACCTATAGAAATATTTATTGAAATAATTGTATATTTAGCTTTATTTCTTTTAATTGCTTATTTTCATAATAAAAAGATTGAAGAAAAGAGAAAAAATGATATCTTTATACAAATAAATGAAGATGGATTAAAGAGACTTAATGGAACATGGAGAGAGTTTAAAGATACAGGAAGTGAATATTTAAACGAGAAACATGGATTTGTTGATGACTTAGATATATTCGGAAAGAGTTCATTATTTCAATGGATTAACTCTACTAAAACAAAGTTTGGAAGAAAAGCACTTTCAGATATGTTGAGAATAAATAAGCTACCTACTAGAGAAGAGATAAATAAGAAACAAAAAGGGGTTAGTGAGCTTGCTAGCAAAGTAGAGTGGAGACAAAAGCTTATTATTGAATCTACCTTTAATAAAGGTGGAAAAACAGATGTTGATGAGCTGTTAAAATGGGCAAAAGAAAAGAAACAAATAGGTTCTAGTTTGAAATTTGTTCCATATTTCTTTATAGCTTTAACTATAGTATCCATGTTTTTAGTTGCAGTTAAAAAAATACCTTTTACGTATTTAATTTTAGTATTTATGCTTAATTATCTAGTAGTAAAAGTTTTAACAAAGCCATTAAATGAAGTTATACAGTTATTCCATAAACATAAAAATGATATTGAAGCATATGGAAATATATTAAAATTAATAGATGAAGAAGATTTTGAATCAGATATATTAAAAGAATTGAAATTCAAACTTAAAAATTCTAATATAAATTGTTCTAAAGAAATTAAAGCATTAAAAGAATTAGTAGATTGGCTAGGAGATAGTTCTTCTAATGCATATTATCTAATAATAAATGTAATTATGTTATCAGATACTTTTATTTTAAGGAATCTAGAAGAGTGGAGACAAAGAAATGGAATCTACTTAGAAGAATGGCTTAAAACAATGGGAGAATTTGAAGCGTTAGCTAGTATTGCCAATATATCATATGATTTTAATAATTGGAGTTATCCAAATATTTTAGATAGTAGTGAGGTATATGGTAAAAATATAGGACATCCAATGTTAGGGGTAAAGGCGAAATCAAATAATTTTAATCTTAATGGTAAAGAAAAGGTAGCATTAATTACAGGATCTAATATGTCAGGTAAAAGTACTTTTTTAAGAACTATTGGAGTTAACTTGGTATTAGCATATATTGGTGCACCAACATATAGTGATGAATTTAATTGCGGAATTTTTAGTATATATACGTGTATGAGGACTAAAGATAATTTAGAAGAAAGTATATCATCATTTTACGCAGAAATTCTTCGAATTAAAAATGTAATAGAAGCATCTAAGCATGGAGAAAAAGTATTATTTTTACTAGATGAAATATTTAAGGGAACTAATTCAATGGATAGACATGAAGGGGCTAAGGTATTAATAAATCAATTAGTTACTTTAGGGGGCATAGGACTTGTCTCAACACATGATTTAGAATTATGTGATTTAGAAAAATCTAAGGATTGGCTTGTAAACTATAATTTCCAAGAGTACTATGAAAAAGGGAAAATAAAATTTGATTATAAGCTTAGATTAGGCAGAAGTACTACGCAAAATGCAATTCACTTAATGAAATTAGCAGGAATAGAGTTTAAAGATAATTAA
- a CDS encoding AAA family ATPase, translating to MIIKKVNIIAFAGVTNKTIDFSTGVNIIYGENEAGKSTIQNFIKIWLFGMSSRRSKDIKNNERLKFSPLSGEKIRGELYIEHLGRLYIIKRSFGLSKKEDTSEILDALSGEVVNEIPKDEPGKYFLEVNSSTFVRTLFISQLGVSVGKDKEDEIMEKAANLLGSGNENVSIQKAMEKLEFIKKTLTTPRKNGELDLLRIKHSNLLEERYERYKLSEQNIDNEEKIILLKDQRKFLRKELKNLDIYKKYRKKIKLQKEYEEITEYLKKSEELKKKERYIEASISPKGEVIDLGVLNDIKEENSLYLSLLDLKAQSYEKINIDENYYNEKRDEVKELLFIDELDENIKEKFLRITMEQEVLEEKLKVYNVLKKDIEDISLEIENRKKSIGDIIKFKDVRENISNLLKLYEDKLKELKFKMENYNSKSLEQSSLKAIKRDLNLNRVIFFTSILLIILAITLFPSNIFIIIPLVLISILFGKRTFDISVNLKGHENNKKNTFDIEDMNKEISEIEQRLFSYKNQVKANDYEDFIRKLKVFDDFVAYEDKQKIKISEKEMQLAVIDINKIKEKYNENLKKLQYIFNLAKTENIDEIINMLSRYELVNKELLSLKIEIQKEKESIERFEEELNIREERLKDKLEEIGLGSLELINLEEKLLEIKNKVLQREDLKRSLETIEETYKVLTKGKDIESIKMELKDIINEDISYSYTSEEEIDTQIKEKSNELIEVEKAIKDVENEINTKFIGKRDLSTIEEELENTTFKINKNEKKLKATEIAIKTLEESFREARVNFGPMLNEKVLSYFKEFSNDKYSEVMVSDSYEIKVRDKNNTLLPGELLSNGANDQLYLSLRLAFIDILYKNQAVPIILDDAFVQYDDERVKKVLIALYKHEFNQLLIFTCQNREKQILENKELDKNYICL from the coding sequence ATGATTATTAAAAAAGTAAATATAATAGCTTTTGCTGGGGTAACTAATAAAACAATAGATTTTTCTACTGGTGTAAATATCATATATGGAGAAAATGAAGCAGGAAAAAGTACTATTCAGAACTTTATAAAGATATGGTTATTTGGAATGAGTTCTAGAAGAAGCAAGGACATAAAAAATAATGAAAGATTAAAATTTTCTCCGCTTTCAGGAGAAAAAATACGTGGTGAATTATATATAGAGCATTTAGGAAGGCTTTACATAATAAAAAGAAGTTTTGGACTATCTAAAAAAGAGGATACATCAGAAATTTTAGATGCTTTATCTGGAGAAGTTGTAAATGAAATTCCTAAGGATGAACCGGGGAAATATTTTTTAGAAGTTAACTCATCAACATTTGTTAGAACATTATTTATTAGCCAATTAGGGGTTTCAGTTGGAAAAGATAAAGAAGATGAAATAATGGAGAAGGCTGCAAATCTATTAGGAAGTGGAAATGAGAATGTATCTATTCAAAAAGCTATGGAGAAGTTAGAGTTTATTAAAAAGACGTTAACTACACCTAGAAAGAATGGAGAATTAGATTTATTAAGAATTAAACATTCTAATTTATTAGAAGAAAGATATGAAAGATACAAATTATCAGAGCAAAATATAGACAATGAAGAAAAGATTATTTTATTAAAAGATCAAAGAAAATTTTTAAGAAAAGAACTTAAAAACTTAGATATCTATAAAAAATACAGAAAGAAAATTAAACTTCAAAAAGAGTATGAAGAAATTACAGAGTATCTTAAGAAAAGTGAAGAGCTTAAGAAGAAGGAGAGATATATAGAAGCATCTATTTCACCAAAAGGAGAAGTAATTGATTTAGGAGTCTTAAATGATATTAAAGAAGAAAATTCCTTGTATTTAAGTTTATTAGATTTAAAAGCTCAAAGTTATGAAAAAATTAACATAGATGAAAATTATTATAATGAAAAAAGAGATGAAGTTAAAGAACTGTTATTTATAGATGAATTAGATGAGAATATAAAAGAAAAGTTTTTAAGAATTACTATGGAGCAGGAAGTTTTAGAAGAAAAGCTTAAAGTTTATAATGTTTTGAAAAAAGATATTGAAGATATTAGTTTAGAAATAGAAAATAGAAAAAAGAGCATAGGGGACATAATAAAATTTAAAGATGTACGAGAAAATATATCTAATTTATTAAAGCTATATGAAGATAAATTAAAAGAGTTAAAATTCAAAATGGAAAACTATAACTCGAAATCATTAGAACAAAGTAGTTTAAAAGCTATTAAAAGGGATTTAAATTTAAATAGAGTTATTTTTTTTACATCAATATTATTAATAATACTCGCTATAACATTATTTCCAAGTAATATTTTTATAATAATTCCTTTAGTATTAATATCTATATTGTTTGGTAAAAGAACTTTTGATATTAGTGTAAATCTTAAAGGTCATGAAAATAATAAAAAAAATACATTTGATATTGAAGATATGAATAAAGAAATATCAGAAATAGAACAACGTTTATTTAGTTATAAAAATCAAGTTAAAGCAAATGATTATGAGGACTTTATAAGAAAATTAAAGGTTTTTGATGACTTTGTTGCTTATGAAGATAAACAAAAAATAAAAATATCAGAAAAAGAAATGCAGTTGGCAGTTATAGATATAAATAAAATAAAAGAAAAATATAATGAAAATCTTAAAAAATTACAATATATTTTTAATTTAGCTAAAACAGAAAATATAGATGAAATAATAAATATGTTATCAAGATATGAATTAGTAAATAAAGAATTATTATCTTTAAAGATAGAAATACAAAAGGAAAAAGAGTCTATAGAACGTTTTGAGGAAGAATTAAATATAAGAGAAGAGAGATTAAAAGATAAGTTAGAAGAAATAGGCTTAGGAAGTTTAGAGTTAATTAATTTAGAGGAAAAATTATTAGAAATAAAAAATAAAGTACTTCAAAGGGAAGACTTAAAGAGATCATTAGAAACTATAGAGGAAACTTATAAAGTTTTGACTAAGGGAAAAGATATTGAGTCAATTAAGATGGAACTTAAGGATATAATAAATGAAGATATAAGTTACTCCTATACGTCAGAAGAAGAAATTGACACTCAGATAAAAGAAAAATCTAATGAATTAATAGAAGTTGAAAAAGCTATTAAAGATGTAGAAAATGAAATAAATACTAAATTCATAGGAAAAAGAGATTTATCTACTATAGAAGAAGAATTAGAAAATACTACTTTTAAAATTAATAAAAATGAAAAAAAATTAAAAGCAACTGAAATTGCAATAAAGACATTAGAAGAGTCATTTAGAGAGGCTAGAGTAAACTTTGGACCTATGCTTAATGAAAAGGTATTAAGTTATTTTAAAGAGTTTAGTAATGATAAATATAGTGAAGTTATGGTTTCGGATTCTTACGAAATAAAAGTTAGAGATAAAAATAATACATTACTTCCAGGAGAGCTTTTAAGCAATGGGGCTAATGATCAATTATATCTTTCATTAAGGTTAGCCTTTATAGATATTCTATATAAAAACCAAGCTGTTCCTATAATTTTAGATGATGCATTCGTTCAATATGATGATGAAAGAGTTAAAAAAGTATTAATAGCATTATATAAACATGAGTTTAATCAGCTTTTAATATTCACCTGCCAAAATAGAGAAAAGCAAATATTAGAAAATAAAGAATTAGATAAAAATTATATTTGTTTATAA
- a CDS encoding metal ABC transporter solute-binding protein, Zn/Mn family has translation MKKKLVAISLVILGMMTAMGCSNKKQPNKETGKLRVGVTISPLKEFAEIIGGDKIQVTSIIPDGSEPHDFEPKPQDLEAINNSDVFIYNGLGMEHWIDSVLDTIGNKDIEIVDSSVGVNILKTDGKDDPHVWLSLKEATKQAENIKNALVKKDSANKEFYEANFNTLKKDFEMVYSDYKTKFEGISNKDFITGHAAFGYLCRDFGLTQKSIADIYGEGELTPKTLEDLVNYCKENKVKTIFSESTASSKESETLAKEAGAKVEKIYSLETKEEDKTYLDGMKYNLDKILEALK, from the coding sequence ATGAAAAAGAAATTAGTAGCAATAAGTTTAGTAATATTAGGTATGATGACAGCAATGGGATGTAGCAATAAAAAACAACCAAACAAGGAAACAGGTAAGTTAAGGGTTGGAGTTACAATAAGCCCTTTAAAAGAATTTGCAGAAATTATTGGTGGGGATAAGATACAAGTAACTTCAATTATTCCAGATGGAAGCGAACCTCATGATTTTGAGCCAAAACCACAAGATTTAGAAGCAATTAACAACAGTGATGTTTTTATATACAATGGTTTAGGAATGGAACATTGGATTGATTCAGTATTAGATACAATAGGAAATAAAGATATAGAAATAGTTGATTCAAGCGTTGGAGTTAATATACTTAAAACTGATGGAAAAGATGATCCACATGTTTGGCTTAGTTTAAAAGAAGCAACTAAACAAGCAGAAAATATAAAGAATGCTTTAGTTAAGAAAGATAGTGCAAACAAAGAATTTTATGAAGCTAATTTTAATACCCTAAAGAAAGATTTTGAAATGGTATATTCAGATTATAAAACTAAATTTGAAGGAATTAGCAATAAAGACTTTATAACTGGTCATGCAGCTTTTGGTTATCTTTGTAGAGATTTTGGATTAACTCAAAAGAGTATAGCAGATATATATGGAGAAGGTGAACTTACTCCAAAAACATTAGAAGACTTAGTGAATTACTGTAAAGAAAATAAAGTAAAAACTATTTTTAGTGAGTCAACTGCTAGCTCTAAAGAATCAGAAACTTTAGCAAAAGAAGCTGGAGCAAAAGTTGAAAAAATATATAGTTTAGAAACTAAAGAAGAAGATAAAACTTATTTAGACGGTATGAAATATAATTTAGATAAAATATTAGAAGCATTAAAATAA
- a CDS encoding 3'-5' exonuclease, translated as MAFIIIDLEFNNLTGITKYYPDIYEEYSNLRDIEIENEIIEIGAIKLDNYMKPLYKFKTYIRPTVLPVLNPKVLEITKIKEEDLNGGVSFEEGINMLRNIINEGDIICSWAKDDIAEIIRNAIYHKYNDLNWINNYLDIQEYSTKILAKKKSLSLKNALDDLKIRVDQNKLHDALNDAIYTSYVFKAIYNSRIVKNYIIKDVYNMPALEIKNLKDFQIDTDFVEQKCPKCNVEVEIEVPLKAMSWRFVSLGKCPKCDSRVLNEVQIKKTISGQEVYKEISTIINEVEYMNYYYKINK; from the coding sequence ATGGCATTTATAATAATTGATTTAGAGTTTAATAATTTAACAGGGATAACTAAGTATTATCCCGACATATATGAAGAATATTCCAATTTGAGAGATATAGAGATTGAGAATGAGATAATAGAAATTGGTGCAATAAAATTAGATAATTATATGAAACCATTATATAAGTTTAAAACTTATATAAGGCCTACAGTTCTTCCAGTTTTAAATCCTAAGGTATTAGAAATTACAAAAATAAAAGAGGAGGATTTAAATGGAGGAGTTTCCTTTGAAGAGGGAATAAATATGTTAAGAAATATTATTAATGAGGGTGATATAATATGTTCTTGGGCTAAAGATGATATAGCAGAGATAATAAGAAATGCTATATATCATAAATATAATGATTTAAATTGGATTAACAATTATTTAGATATACAAGAGTATTCTACTAAAATACTAGCGAAGAAAAAATCATTAAGTCTAAAAAATGCACTAGATGACTTAAAGATAAGAGTTGACCAGAATAAACTACATGATGCTTTAAATGATGCTATTTATACATCTTATGTTTTTAAAGCTATATACAATTCGAGAATAGTCAAGAATTATATAATTAAAGATGTATATAATATGCCAGCCTTAGAAATAAAAAACTTAAAAGATTTTCAAATAGATACTGATTTTGTAGAACAAAAGTGTCCTAAATGTAATGTAGAAGTTGAGATTGAAGTTCCACTTAAAGCAATGAGTTGGAGATTTGTATCTTTAGGTAAATGTCCAAAGTGTGATAGTAGAGTACTAAATGAAGTACAAATAAAGAAAACAATAAGTGGTCAAGAAGTATACAAAGAAATTTCAACTATAATAAACGAAGTTGAATATATGAATTACTATTATAAAATAAACAAGTAG
- a CDS encoding PspA/IM30 family protein, which translates to MGIFNRMSNMFKSKVNSALDEMENPIELLDQKIKDMEDQLNKAKLNSAQIIGNAHEVKRKMDATELEVNDLESKVKLALSKGNEDLAKRALAKKIETEKKFNKLKETYETSRNQADAIKKNLSDLEDEITRTRSYRDEAAARFSNAEASKKVNEVLSNVQTKSNSIKIDDIERKIQKQEALAKGLGELRNTDTFDSEFEALDSVDLDLELEKYKNS; encoded by the coding sequence ATGGGAATTTTTAATAGGATGTCAAATATGTTTAAATCAAAGGTTAATTCTGCTTTAGATGAAATGGAAAATCCAATAGAATTACTAGATCAAAAAATTAAGGATATGGAAGATCAACTTAATAAAGCAAAATTAAACTCAGCTCAAATTATAGGTAATGCTCATGAAGTTAAAAGAAAAATGGATGCTACTGAATTAGAGGTTAATGACTTAGAATCAAAAGTTAAATTAGCATTATCTAAAGGAAATGAAGATTTAGCTAAAAGAGCTTTAGCTAAAAAGATTGAAACTGAAAAGAAATTTAATAAATTAAAAGAAACTTACGAAACTTCAAGAAATCAAGCTGATGCAATTAAGAAAAATTTATCTGATTTAGAAGATGAAATAACTAGAACTAGAAGTTATAGAGATGAAGCTGCTGCAAGATTTAGTAATGCTGAAGCAAGCAAGAAAGTTAACGAAGTACTTTCTAATGTTCAAACAAAATCAAATTCTATAAAAATAGATGATATTGAAAGAAAAATTCAAAAGCAAGAAGCTTTAGCGAAAGGCCTAGGTGAACTTAGAAATACCGATACTTTTGATAGCGAGTTTGAAGCACTAGATAGTGTGGATTTAGATTTAGAACTTGAAAAATATAAAAATTCATAA
- a CDS encoding CBS domain-containing protein, with protein sequence MNIAFFLTPKNEVIYEYLDATMRQVIERMEHHGYTAIPLIDKEGKYVGTLTEGDLLWKLKNTPELNFKNTGSVKVTDIPRKRKHRSVSINADVESLISLATTQNFVPVVDDEGTFIGIIKRSDIINYCYTEMKKI encoded by the coding sequence ATGAATATTGCGTTTTTTTTAACACCTAAGAACGAAGTTATATATGAATATTTAGATGCAACAATGAGACAAGTAATAGAAAGAATGGAACATCATGGATATACAGCAATTCCTTTAATAGATAAAGAAGGAAAGTATGTAGGAACCCTTACAGAAGGTGATTTATTATGGAAACTTAAGAATACGCCAGAATTAAACTTTAAAAATACAGGTAGTGTAAAAGTTACAGATATACCACGTAAAAGAAAACATAGAAGTGTATCCATTAATGCTGATGTAGAAAGTTTAATATCATTAGCAACAACTCAAAATTTTGTTCCTGTGGTAGATGATGAAGGAACATTTATAGGTATAATAAAAAGAAGTGATATTATAAACTATTGTTATACTGAAATGAAAAAAATATAA